Part of the Salmo salar chromosome ssa10, Ssal_v3.1, whole genome shotgun sequence genome is shown below.
aaattataggcaattagcaagacacccccaataaaggagtggttctgcaggtggtaaccacagaccacttctcagttcctatgcttcctggctgatgttttggtcacttttgaatgctggcggtgctttcactctagtggtagcatgagacggagtctacaacccacacaagtggctcaggtagtgtagctcatccaggatggcacatcaatacaagctgtggcaagaaggtttgctgtgtctgtcagcgtagtgtccagagcatggaggcgctaccaggagacaggccagtacatcaggagacgtggaggaggccgtaggagggcaacaacccagcagcaggaccgctacctccacctttgtgcaaggaggagcaggaggagcactgccagagccctgcaaaatgacctccagcaggccacaaatgtgcatgtgtctgctcaaacggtcagaaacagactccataagggtggtatgagggcccgacgtccacaggtgggggttgtgcttgcagcccaacaccgtgcaggacgtttggcatttgccagagaacaccaagattggcaaattcgccactggtgccctgtgctcttcacagatgaaagcaggttcacactgagcacgtgacagacgtgacagagtctggagatgccgtggagaacgttctgctgcctgcaacatcctccagcatgaccggtttggcggtgggtcagtcatggtgtggggtggcatttctttggggggccgcacagccctccatgtgctcgccagaggtagcctgactgccattaggtaccgagatgagatcctcagaccccttgtgagaccatatgctggtgcggttggccctgggttcctcctaatgcaagacaatgctagacctcatgtggctggagtgtgtcagcagttcctgcaagaggaaggcattgatgctatggactggcccgcccgttccccagacctgaatccaattgagcacatctgggacatcatgtctcgctccatccaccaacgccacgttgcaccacagactgtccaggagttggcagatgctttagtccaggtctgggaggagatccctcaggagaccatccgccacctcatcaggagcatgcccaggcgttgtagggaggtcatacaggcacgtggaggccacacacactactgagcctcaattgacttgttttaaggatattACATCAAAGTTTTATCAGccagtagtgtggttttccactttaattttgagtgtgactccaaatccagacctccatgggttgataaattggatttccattgattatttttgtgtgattttgttgtcagcacattcaactatgtaaagataaaagtatttaataagattatttcattcattcagatctaggatgtgttattttagtgttccctttatttttttgagcagtatatatatagatatatatatatatagatatatatagatatatatatatatatatatatatatatatatatatatatatacacacacacacacacacataaggatCACATGAGGTAGAATTAGTTAGCTCTCCTTTAAGTGTCACTTTTCAGGAGCTGCAAATTATAGCCAACAGGCCAACAGCACATGGTTTTTAATAATAACATTTTTGAACTAAATGCCTGCATAATTTATACCTTTGGCAAAGGGAAGTGAAACATTTATAGTTGAGGAGGTAATTCAGTCAGATTTGACTTTGGTATTACTGCTTTTTAGACAATATTTTTTGAGAAAACTGCAGTATATTGGTTTTCTATGTTCGCTACATATTTCAGTATGAGACTGCATCATTGAAGTCGTTTGTGTGACGTCAAAATGACGGGTGtagtacaaaacaaagtcatcagcgattggatcgtcTCATACCAATCAGAGTATTAAAGCCAATGACGATTTTTCAAAATGCCACTTTATCCaagtgtgttctggctctggctcaATCCATtcgtttctgggaccaatcagaatggtTAGAAAGTGTTTGCGTTCTAGAAATCGTTGAGGAGGGACTCAAATCCAGAGGGGAAACATTAGAGAAGAAAAGTTTGTGGCCGTTGCGTTTGGCGCAATGAGCTTGGGTAGCCAATATACTACCAAAACTCTACACCATTCATAGGCCTATGGACCCAAAGACTCAGCCTCCATAATATTTACAAGGATAATATGAAACGGTCATTTGTGTAAGTAGGAgtcacaaaaaaatataaaaaatggttGAAAACCCTTTCCTCCAACTCTCCTTGGGGTCCATGAGTTGAATCATAagaaaatgtttttcctcatcatgTACACCAGTTTTAGAAATTGTACCTCTATGCATTCAAGTAGTGCCCTCTAGTGTTCATTTTGTAGCAAAATACAACTTGAGGCCAATCAAGGACACGTTACCCAGGCcaacacatactgtatcactATCGCAATGTTCAAAACCACCTAAAGATCAAGAATACATACGTATCTATAACCCTGGTACATTATCATACAGCATTGTGGCCTAAACGTTATAATCAATGGATAACTCAATTAGGCTAAAAATCTAGTTTTACAAAGATGGTGTCTTGTATGGTAGCGAATGGCAGCATCAAAATGAGTAGCATGCATCTTAACCATCAATTAGATATTTTCACCTAAAAATAATGAGGTCTTCTGACAGTGGCACAGAACGTAACTGGATCCATGGCAACAGAACCTCAGGACCACTGTCAACCCACAtagagcctacacacacacacacacacacacacacacacacacacacacacacacacacacacacacacacacacacacaatgaccacTACGGGGCCCATCATGCCACCCATTAAAACAGGTTCAGTCGAGTTCAGCTGAGTTTGGCGAGTACTTGTGCTGCGCCCCATTCAGGCCGAGTCAGTACCCCCCTAGATGGACCCTTTTCTCTGGACACACAATTGGGGAGTTCAGGCAGAAACAGAGCAGCTCGCAGCAGCAGTGACCATTCAAACCGGTGAGCTGATGTCAAACGGTGTGTGATGTCAGACGGACATGGGCCAATGCTGAGTGGTTTGGACACCTGGGGGAATTCAAAAGGCAGCTCTTTTTTGTTCTGTCACTTTTCAGACTTGCTTCTTCAGCAGTCAATCACAATACCCGGCTTGTTGTTTTTACAAAGGGATCTTTAGGGTTAGTGCTTGAGAAGTCTGTACAAATAAATACACACAGCGCTCTACAAAGAATATCTGAAGATCAGTGCCTGTCTTTGTAGGGCTTGCCAGCTCAGAGCTCAGGGAAAATGTCCTTTGTATTATTATGAAAAGGAAAGACTCCTCCCAGCACTTCCATTTAATATCTAATGGACAAATCCATGACAAGTCATTTGTAATCTCATATGCTCATCATCTGTGTTCATGCATTAATTGAACATTCAAACTCAGCAATAATGGATAAGAAAGTGCAATCAATTTGACTATTCTCCATATTCACAAACCCTTtctttccaccctctctctcgacccacacacacacacacacactctctctccccacacacactctcctcactCCCGACACATTCTaccaaatcaaattaaatgtattcatcacatacacagtttacagcaggtataaaaggtgcaCTGAAATTGTTATGAGCAAGCTCCCTCAACTAAGCAATACATTAGTCAATAATAACTATGAAAAAAGTCAAGTAAAAAATGACATGTAGTAGAATAGGTAGTAGGTAGTATGcatagtaataatggactgtattTACAAATATAAAGTGGGTAGTGGAATCAATAATACATATTAGAACAGCAGCGTTGACTAGGTCGTTCCACGAAAACAGTGCCTTTTGCATCTCTttaatattttaagtagaaattgtagaccaatattgcattttaaaagcctgtcATAATAAattaagtgccctttaatatagaccacatggagaattaaaTAAATCTTTTTAATATGAATAAAGGCTTGCTAAAGTGCAAAAAGTCAGCATTTTCACATGTCCCTCTGTCAACCCTGtgtcacttctaggaagattttaactcACTTAATCCCAACATTTCTCCAAATTTCACCATCAccgtcatttctgaagattattattgtCCCCCGCGAGGAAGTTGGGGAGGGGACTGTGGATGTCTCTGTCCATCAATACGTTTGTATGTTAGCAACACTTGATATCTCAGACAGCACCGGGTCGATTTTGatgaaacttgggtgaatgacGCGTCTAGCCATAGAGATCCGGTATTTACAAAATTAGAGTGATTGGCCCAAGGCTGGAGCTATAGTAATTTAACTGAAATTTGTTATTCACACACAGTATCCTAATAGGCCCAAGGGGGATGTTTGCCTCATTCATTGGGGAAGACATATTTACGCTTGACTTGTTTacttcatgtgattagtgattcatttacttCTGTCCCTCATTTTTAGGTCAACCCTGtcacgtgaactgaactctccttttaatatggtgaaactattcctttttacatattttttctcAAAAGaaacaggtgagctggttctgctctttttggccattttctggtgttttgtgttggaaaactgagcgggtcgagcataacacgtcaaccctgttacgcatagatagacaggctagaaatattTTAACAAGTTCATTATTTTTTgggaagcttgcattcaattgccactccctgttgcacacaagctTCCATTCTCCCTGTCACAATGGGATTAATGGGTGATTTAAGAATAATTCTTCAACCCAGTTACTTCATTTGGAAcctaatatgtttttttttaaacctcttgagatgggaaaacatgtgttttatgcttgtgtgtgtgaagTCAGAGCAAATAATTTATAATGTGCATAATATTCTCTTCGGTGCAAATAGTCTGTAAGGTGCAGATCTGTGCAGGGAGACAGCTAGGTTTAGcttttcagcagtctgatggcctggtggtagaagctgtctcggagcctgttggtccaaGAGCCGATACCGCTTGACAGATGGTAACACAgtgaacagtctgatggcctggtggtagaagctgtctcgctgttgcgccttcttcaccacatggtctgtgtgggtgaaccatttcagatcgtcagtgatgtgtacaccgaggaactggAGGATTTCCACCTTTACTGCGGTaacgtcgatgtggataggggcatgctccctctgctgtttcctgaagtccacgatcagctactttgttttgttgacgttgagtgagaggttatttccctggcaTCActttcccagggccctcacctcttccctgtaggttgtctcgtcattgttggtaatcaggtctactactgttgtgtcgtctgcaaacttgatgattgagttggaggcgtgcgtgagccacgcagtcatgggtgagttATATTCATGTTTTAGACGCAAATAACCTTATTTTGTTATTGATTTCTAGAACACCTGTTTGGATCAGATTAAATGTACTATGACAGCAAAGATTTTTTACATCATAGGGAGGCGACAGACAGTATTTGTCTTTCTTGGATTGTTACTGCGCAAGCGCAATTTCGTGAGTCCTTGGATGATCCGCCTGCTGTAGGTTACGCAGCCTGTAAGGGACACATACAAAATGCAGAGCTGGAATCAAGTATATCGCACTCTGGCAACGGTAAGGAAAAACAATTCTATGTCAATTAGTTGTTCAAGTTGTCTGGAACAAATATGAGTTAATGTGACATACGTTGGAGAGTTATCTCGGCTGTCTTTCAACGCGATTTATGAATTACAGGCCTTGCTAGCCACCTAgagtagctatgctggttaaacTCTCCAGCTATAtactagcagctagctagcctaGCGTTAGCGAGtatacagttagctagctaactaatgttagTTGGCTCTTCCTATATTATATGCCCTCCCAAGCTAGCCTTGTTTGGTGCGTGTCTTGTGCAACATTATTGCTGGTTAGGCTGAAATTGTTTATAAGATACATTGGCGAACGTTAATGTCATTACAAAATAATCCATCTCAAAGTaagctaaattagctagctagctaccacagTCAACAAGCATCCTCTTGCGAATGACGAAAATGACATCCAGCCCTGTTTGAGGACTGCTACCAATGATACATCATTGACTGTCAAACTCCCAAGCACTCAACTTTGATTTGTAAAGCAATTTGATGAATCATATAACACTGTTGTTAGCCAACAGTGTATGTAAGTAAgatcattattttattttcacCAGTACTTGATAACTAACAGTAGTTAACAAATGTAGCTAGTATTGTAACTAGTTCAACTTTCTACGACCTTATAATCATCACATACACTCACTCACTGTAATACTTGCAATCCTGTTCAGATTGCATTGGCCTTTACAGGATTTTTGTCTTGCGTTCTAGAGTGCTGAATAAAAAAACGAAACATTAACTGACTTCTTGACATGGATGACAACTACAACAACATCACAGCAGAACCATATACAACGCAAGCTGACATTAAAGTCAAAATCTGTCTGCTCACTGTCCCAATTTGTGTCCCCTCCTAACACATACAGCGGAGCCACCAACTCCCGAATAGGCTTCAGGGTGCAACTGTTCTCTCCGTCCGAACATACGCTGACAAAGCACAGAGTAAGTCAACGTTTCACTCCAACGTTCAATTAGCTAATCCGAGGTGCTGCTCTTATCAAACTGAATCCCAACATGTACACAAGGTGAATACAACATGTTCCTCTACAACTTGTTGCCTCTTCTGATAAACATGTTCTTTGCACTCCTACAGTTGATGCTGACGTCACAGTGGTGGGCTCTGGTCCTGGTGGATATGTTGCTGCAATCAAAGCAGCGCAGCTTGGTTTCAAGGTAAAATTAGGCCTCAGTGTATATAATTTCCGCAGCAATCGAATGTTTGCTCCCGTCCGCACAGGGCTCTGCGCACCTCCCTGGAATAGGGAGATTTCGGAGTATGTGCAGAGGTGCCGTCAGGCGGACGTTGTGATATTGCATCTTTTTGTTCAAGCGGACACAGCGGAAGGTGTAAATAAGGCTTAACCTTTTTATTATTAGTGATGCCCATCTTGTCGTCATTGTTCACCAACTTTGTTTTCTACCACAGACGGTGTGTGTGGAAAAGAATCCCACCCTAGGCGGGACTTGTTTGAATGTCGGCTGTATCCCCTCAAAGGTAAACATTGGGAATGAGGGGTTCATAGAACTTTTGCTAGGTCTTATTGCGCAACACTCTGACTGTGCAACTTTGTCTTTGCGAGTTGTTGAATAATGTCACATGTCTGTCTCCCTTGTCACCTTGTATAGGCCCTGCTGAACAACTCCTATCTGTACCACCAGGCCCATGGCAAAGACTTCGAAAGCAGGGGCATTGAAAGTAAGAGTCCACATCagctagagcagtggtcaccagcAGCCTGGCCCTAGAGAGCTGAAGGGTGTGGACAGGCTTTCGCTCCAGTCAAGTCTTTGGGGATTCCAGTAACAAACATTTACTTGagactcttgctctctctgtctctctcgctctctctctgtgccagtcTCAGGGATTACATTGAACCTGGAGAAGATGATGTCACAGAAGAGCGGGGCGGTCAAAGCACTGACAGGAGGCATTGCACATTTATTCAAACAGAACAAGGTGAGGTCTCAACTATATAGTTCCTCCCTACATTGGGAGAGGGATGCCTAGTTCACTCTAGCCTCTGCCAGGCTTTCATCTCACCTTCTATATATAAGCCTGTGAAAGTTCTTGTCAGAAAGACGCTAAAAGAAGGTGGAGGGTATCCAAGCCGTTTCCCCCTCCCATCAATTGGAATAGGCACGTTCAGAGGCAGCGATTCTTAACCGAAAGGCAATTATTTTCAATGGTGCCCATGTGGGGTAGTctcatttcaaccaaaaaataAATAGCCATCAAAACATATATTATGCTAGCACCGTAAATTAGCTACATTCTGGATATTTTGCGCTTCTGAAGAGGGATGGAAGGGGTGGTTGTTTTTGAAAAATCGTGTCTTCTCACAGCCAATCAGCGCTCCACTCACCTATTTTTACAATATGAACTTCCCCAGGCTCTGGAGAACAATGTGAGCAAGGCCTGGAGCCGAGCGGCGGCCAAGTTCACTCAAATTACACATTTGGCTCACTTTATGGATAAATGGCAACTAATCTAGGCAACTAATCAAGACAGCATCTGTAAATATGGGTAAGTTAGTGAGATTTCACCTCAGCAGGATTATAAGCTTGAAACAGTCAAAACAGGCTGCTGATATCTTCTTTATATGGAGGTGACCATCTATGGACATTACATTGTCAATGGACTTGGGTCTTTTTCATGAACTCCCTTGTAATTTGAATCCATCACGAAGTTTGATACCAGTGCAAGCTGTTTTGATGCTTCCCCTTGGATTCTTTGTTCCAGAGTTTGTTATGAACTTGACCCTGACTTTAATGATATAATGTGGCGGTTTCCCCTCAGGTGACGCACGTGAATGGCTATGGGAGGATTACAGGCAAGAACCAGGTGACGGCCACGGCCGAGGACGGCAGCGAGCAGGTCATCAACAGCAATAATATCCTCATAGCCACTGGCTCCGAGGTCACGCCCTTCCCCGGGATTGAGGTACGttactgtactacagtactagttTGTAGCAGATGACCAGATGTTAGTTGACATGTGTCAAAGCCGAGTCCTAACTCTCCTAACCCCTGTGCTGTCAGGTTGATGAGGACACTGTGGTGTCCTCCACGGGAGCCCTGGATCTGAGGAAGGTCCCTGAGCAACTCATCGTCATCGGCGCCGGAGTCATCGGGGTGGAGCTGGTGAGGGacgacacgcacacatacacacgatTTACAGCATGGTCTGTAAAGAGTCACGATTTACAGCATGGTCTGTAAAGAGTCACGATTTACAGCATGGTCTGTAAAGAGTAAGTGGCAGTATGAGGATTCCAACTCTTGGGGGATTCCTAGGGTCCAGTCTAACATCCTGTTTGGCCTCTCGTTCTCCAGGGGTCAGTGTGGCAGCGTCTGGGCTCCAATGTGACAGCGGTCGAGTTCCTGGGCCACGTGGGCGGCATGGGCATCGACATGGAGATCTCCAAGAACTTCCAGCGCATCCTGCAGAAGCAGGGTATTAAGTTCAAGCTGGGCACCAAGGTCATGGGCGCCATCAAGAGGCCTGACGGCAAGATCGATGTGGCGTGAGTTCCATCccccgggtgtgtgtgtgtgtgtgtgtgtgtgtgtgtgtgtgtgtgtgtgtgtgtgtgtgtgtgtgtgtgtgtgtgtgtgtgtgtgtgtgtatagggtggcTCTAGCTGTGAATGAACAAAATCACTAAGAATGAATGTCTAGTTAAAAATCAGTAGGTATGACCTAGCCCAAACGTTACCGTGTGTTCTTGCCTCCAGTGTGGAGGCGGCTGCCGGCGGGAAGAACGAGACTCTGACGTGTGACGTGCTGCTGGTGTGCATCGGCAGACGGCCCTTCACCAGGAACCTGGGCCTGGAGAACGTGGGCCTGGAGCTGGACAACAGGGGACGCATACCCGTCAACAACCGCTTCCAGACCAAAGTACCCAGGTAGACCTAAACTACCACACCCCTCTGTTATATTCAACACCTGCTTTTTCAATACACACCTATATTCCAACCGCCTCTCACCAAGGTCTCTTTCAAAAGGCACTAAATGTGATAACTCAATCTTTCCTTCCCATTTATTCCATCTCCCTCTGTAGTATCTATGCCATTGGTGATGTGATTGCCGGGCCCATGCTGGCACACAAGGCGGAGGACGAGGGCATCATCTGCGTGGA
Proteins encoded:
- the LOC106561021 gene encoding dihydrolipoyl dehydrogenase, mitochondrial is translated as MQSWNQVYRTLATRSHQLPNRLQGATVLSVRTYADKAQIDADVTVVGSGPGGYVAAIKAAQLGFKTVCVEKNPTLGGTCLNVGCIPSKALLNNSYLYHQAHGKDFESRGIEISGITLNLEKMMSQKSGAVKALTGGIAHLFKQNKVTHVNGYGRITGKNQVTATAEDGSEQVINSNNILIATGSEVTPFPGIEVDEDTVVSSTGALDLRKVPEQLIVIGAGVIGVELGSVWQRLGSNVTAVEFLGHVGGMGIDMEISKNFQRILQKQGIKFKLGTKVMGAIKRPDGKIDVAVEAAAGGKNETLTCDVLLVCIGRRPFTRNLGLENVGLELDNRGRIPVNNRFQTKVPSIYAIGDVIAGPMLAHKAEDEGIICVEGMAGGGVHIDYNCVPSVVYTHPEVAWVGKTEEQLKEEGIPYKVGKFPFAANSRAKTNADTDGLVKILGHKETDRLLGAHILGCGAGEIINEATLAMEYGASCEDVARVCHAHPTVSEAFREANLAASFGKAINF